Proteins encoded in a region of the Acipenser ruthenus chromosome 43, fAciRut3.2 maternal haplotype, whole genome shotgun sequence genome:
- the LOC131709372 gene encoding zinc finger protein 660-like, whose product MDSVEMESVQIKEEFSEPELVHFRAEVAGLASLPIKQELCEMQCDSSQPEVSEIKAEHSELEIPQTEEPLPVKQEEVLEINHIKQEPPEVEFDHMEPGKEESEDFKPNIPELERICVREQGACNSMQGGGKEDGQSHSECSLAGSSPAAKARAGGGEYPDCGKGFMQIGHLNKTQRTHTGEKPYCCTDCGKSFGHSNSLVLHQRIHTGEKPYHCSDCGKSFSQSNSLVFHQRTHTGEKPYHCSDCGKSFSRSNSLVLHERTHTGEKPYHCSDCGKSFSQSNSLVLHQRTHTGEKPYHCSDCGKSYSQLGSLKGHQRTHTGEKPYHCSDCGKSFSWSDSLASHQRTHTGEKPYHCSDCGKSFSRSNSLVLHERTHTGEKPYHCSDCGKSYSQLGSLKGHQQTHTGEKPYHCSDCGKSFSWSDSLVSHQRTHTGEKLCLLNKPFQNTSEFTEERNLKY is encoded by the exons atggacagtgtggagatggaatctgtccagattaaagaggagttctctGAACCTGAACTTGTCCACTTTAGAGCGGAGGTCGCTGGGCTGGCTTCCCttcccattaaacaggagctctgtgagatgcaatgtgacagcagtcagccagaggtatctgagattaaagctgagcacagtgaattggagatcccccagacagaagaaccccttcctgtgaaacaagaagaggtgctggaaattaaccatattaaacaggagccccctgaagtagagtttgaccacatggaaccagggaaggaagaatcagaggacttcaaaccaaacatccctgagctggagagaatctgtgtgagagagcaaggtgcttgcaacagcatgcaaggaggtggaaaggaagacggtcagtcacattcagaatgcagtctagcag gttccagtccagcagctaaagcgagggcaggcggtggagaatatcctgactgtgggaaaggtttcatgCAGATAgggcatttaaacaaaacccagcgaactcacacaggcgagaaaccgtattgctgcactgactgtgggaagagtttcggtcattcaaacagccttgttttacaccagcgaattcacacaggcgagaaaccgtatcactgctctgactgtgggaagagtttcagtcagtcaaacagccttgtttttcaccagcgaactcacacaggagagaaaccgtatcactgttctgactgtgggaagagtttcagtcggtcaaacagccttgttttacatgaacgaactcacacaggagagaaaccatatcactgctctgactgtgggaagagtttcagtcagtcaaacagccttgttttacaccagcgaactcacacaggagagaaaccgtatcactgctctgactgtgggaagagttacagtcagttaggaagcctaaaaggacaccagcgaactcacacaggagagaaaccgtatcactgctcggactgtgggaagagtttcagttggtcagacagccttgcttcacaccagcgaactcacacaggagagaaaccgtatcactgttctgactgtgggaagagtttcagtcggtcaaacagccttgttttacatgaacgaactcacacaggagagaaaccgtatcactgctctgactgtgggaagagttacagtcagttaggaagcctaaaaggacaccagcaaactcacacaggagagaaaccgtatcactgctctgactgtgggaagagtttcagttggtcagacagccttgtttcacaccagcgaactcacacaggagagaaactgtgtCTCTTAAACAAGCCCTTCCAAAACACCAgtgaattcacagaggagagaaaccttaaataCTGA